Proteins encoded together in one Cicer arietinum cultivar CDC Frontier isolate Library 1 chromosome 4, Cicar.CDCFrontier_v2.0, whole genome shotgun sequence window:
- the LOC101494104 gene encoding superoxide dismutase [Fe], chloroplastic, with amino-acid sequence MKLLSLSTPDSTTCYLSSSAFLPSHSNGFQNLASTFKFSNNQARCIRKAGATKVTAKFELKPPPYPLNALEPIMSQETFEYHWGKHHRAYVDNLNKQIEGTDLDGKSLEETIVIAYNNGDILPAFNNAAQVWNHDFFWESMKPGGGGKPSGELLKLIERDFGSFEKFVDQFKLAASTQFGSGWAWLAYKENRLDVGNAVNPLATDEDKKLVILKSPNAVNPLVWSHHHPLLTIDVLEHAYYLDYQNRRPDYISVFMNKLVSWEAVSSRLEQAKAVIAEREREEERKRREEEEKSTTSEATPTPEIFADSDTD; translated from the exons ATGAAATTGCTATCACTTTCCACACCCGACTCTACTACTTGTTACCTTTCATCTTCCGCTTTTCTTCCATCCCATTCCAATg GCTTCCAAAATCTGGCTTCTACCTTCAAATTCTCTAACAATCAG GCAAGATGCATAAGGAAAGCTGGGGCAACTAAAGTCACTGCAAAGTTTGAGCTGAAGCCACCGCCATATCCGCTG AATGCTTTGGAGCCAATTATGAGCCAGGAGACATTTGAGTACCATTGGGGAAAGCACCACAGAGCTTATGTTGATAACTTGAACAAGCAAATTGAAGGAACAGATCTAGATGGAAAGTCACTAGAGGAAACTATAGTTATTGCCTACAATAATGGCGACATTCTCCCAGCTTTTAACAATGCAGCACAG GTATGGAACCATGATTTCTTCTGGGAGTCCATGAAACCTGGTGGTGGTGGAAAGCCATCTGGAGAACTTCTAAAACTTATTGAAAGAGACTTTGGTTCATTTGAAAAATTTGTTGATCAGTTCAAGCTCGCTGCTTCAACACAATTTGGTTCAGGATGGGCATGGCTTGCAT ATAAAGAAAATAGACTTGATGTTGGAAATGCCGTAAATCCTCTTGCAACTGATGAGGACAAAAAGCTAGTCATCCTGAAGAGTCCTAATGCTGTGAACCCCCTTGTTTGGAGCCATCATCAT ccACTCCTTACCATTGATGTCTTGGAG CATGCTTACTACCTTGACTATCAG AACCGACGTCCTGATTATATATCAGTGTTCATGAATAAGCTTGTGTCTTGGGAAGCAGTAAGTTCAAGACTTGAGCAAGCTAAGGCTGTAATTGCGGAGAGGGAGAGAGAGGAGGAGAGGAAACgaagagaggaagaagagaagtCAACAACCAGTGAAGCTACGCCTACTCCTGAGATATTTGCTGATAGTGATACTGATTAG
- the LOC101493781 gene encoding probable pterin-4-alpha-carbinolamine dehydratase, chloroplastic produces MKLLSLSTPDSTTCYLSSSAFLPSHSNGFQNLASTFKFSNNQGRCIRKAGATKVTAKFELKLPSYPLVHPTIFTTKINHHPSFQIHDRTGFSSLRSLANDFLGDFGARDPFPAELESKFGEKVLGNVNTEHKILIPNISALSLSQQDCTSISPLQHPISQHDATQLVRKVLGWRLVNVEGVLKLQCLWKLRDFKCGVELINRIYKVVEAADHFPNIHIEQPSQVRAELWTASIGGLSMNDFIVAAKIDEIKTSDLVPRKRVWA; encoded by the exons ATGAAATTGCTATCACTTTCCACACCCGACTCTACTACTTGTTACCTTTCATCTTCAGCTTTTCTTCCATCCCACTCCAATg GCTTCCAAAATCTGGCTTCTACCTTCAAATTCTCTAACAATCAG GGAAGATGCATAAGGAAAGCTGGGGCAACTAAAGTCACTGCAAAGTTTGAGCTGAAGCTTCCGTCATATCCGCTG GTGCACCCTACCATCTTCACCACCAAAATAAACCACCACCCTTCATTTCAGATCCATGACCGTACTGGGTTTTCCTCACTCCGGTCCTTGGCGAATGATTTCTTGGGGGATTTTGGAGCCAGAGATCCTTTCCCAGCTGAGTTGGAAAGTAAGTTCGGTGAAAAAGTTTTGGGCAATGTTAACACTGAACACAAAATCCTTATCCCAAATATCTCtgctctctctctttctcaGCAGGATTGTACTTCCATTTCACCTTTACAGCACCCCATTTCTCAACATGATGCTACCCAACTTGTAAGAAAG GTTTTGGGTTGGAGACTTGTGAATGTTGAAGGTGTACTTAAACTTCAATGCTTGTGGAAATTGAGAGATTTTAAATGTGGAGTTGAACTCATCAACAGAATCTATAAGGTTGTAGAAGCTGCAGACCATTTCCCCAATATCCACATCGAACAACCAAGTCAAGTCAGAGCAGAACTATGGACTGCATCCATTG GTGGATTAAGTATGAATGATTTCATTGTAGCAGCAAAGATAGATGAAATAAAGACATCAGATCTTGTGCCAAGGAAAAGAGTTTGGGCTTAA